ACAGATAGTAGGAAACTCTCATAGCGTTGAGACCACTACTAGTGATAACGTGAGTTCGATATAAGAAAGTTGTTTTAAAAGTTGTAGGAGTGAATATTTTTCGTACCTTTATACTTGTAAACCAAAGAGTTACAAATAAACACCCACTCCTATGACTGATACAAATTTAATAGAAATATTCTGTATATTCGACGATTTTTGCAAGTATGATACTACTTGTTGCTCAACACGTCATGACGTGTCCTCATGCACGATAGTCCTTTTCGCACCGTAGTGTTATTAATAAGTGATAAATGATCTTACATGATAATGACGATACTTAAAATCGTTATAGTTACCGCCATACGAATATTGTTTGTTGTATGTACGTATGGCAAAAGCATCATCATAATAGTACTCAGAACTCGTCCAATAAAATCTATTTCCACCTGCTGTAAAATCTGCTCCATTTATAGTCGTACCACCTACTTGTGTAAACGCTATGGTTGCCAGTGCACCATACCAATAATAGGGACCGCTATGCGCCGCCAGAGGTTTTGTGGTCGTAAAGCCCAATCCTCTGAAAGCGTACCACCAATCCATAGCTGAGGGTAGGAACCATTTGCTTAAATTGGCACCAGTTAAAGGAACACCCGGATTGTATGCTGCCGCAACATTAAAAGCAGGGAAAAGTGGATTTTCAGCTTTTACTTTACTACCGGTAAAGTTATTTGTACTATAGCTGGCATTCCAAGTTTCATCTTTTCCACTTGTGATGTCAGAATTAAGAGCGTCTGATAGATTAAATTGAATATGAACATTGCTCACTGCCAAAGGGTGCTGTTGCCATATATATGCTCCTCCATTACCGGCATCTTTCAAAGCAATGGCTAACCGTTGGCTTTGACTAACCACCACAGCAATCGGCGTTTTCGTGCCGCCGCCATAGGTGGTTTCATTGATAAATCCGGTTGTTCCGTCGCTCATCAGGTAAAGATAGTTGTACATTAATTTTACATTAAGTACATAGGCGCCATTTTGTTCGAGCTTGAATGTCGAAGCTGGTTTGAACGTGAGGCCGGCATTGGCCATATTTACCAAGTAGATGTTACCACTATTGAATGTTAATTTGAGCTTCGATACATCGGTAGCAGGCATAAACATTGTTTCCTCATTACTTTTTGAAGTAAAAGTGTTAGAAAAAAAGTATAATTCGCTACTAGCATTGAATGTGGTATTGGCTGACATAGCCGCTCCAGTTCCAGCTGTCCATGTTCCTGTAGAAGCGTCATAGATGGAAGAGCCAGGTACATCGGTTGCATTGACCGAAGCGAGTGTGGCAGTAACAGCTGGAATGTCCATATATCCTGTGAGCTTGATCTTTACTTTGGCGCCCACATGTTTCATCGTGAATGGTACTTTCTGTTTGTGTGGCGTGGCCGTGATGACTTGTTGTGTGCGACCGATCAGTGCAGCATCGGCATCAGCACGATTCACTATGAGGTTGTTGCCGCTGCGGGTCACTTTGCTATTGTAGAGCACAAAGTCATAGGTGCCTGGCGCGAGTGAAATGTCCTGATTGGCAGATGTAGCGGTGAAGACGCCACCGGTTACAGTGCCGGTGATGTCGCCTTTATAGGCGTGTGTGGCTGCATCGTAGGCCAGCATCGTGTAAGTATCATTAGCCAAAGCACGTGTCGATGCCGACTTGGTCTGCTTGGTTGTATCGAGCTGAAGCGAGCATTGTGCCAGGATTCCATTGCCTAAGTCTACCATTTGTTGTTCAAGCTTTACTTCTTTGTTTGCACGTGTTACGCCTACTTCTTGTTCTGCGTTATAGTCGGCGAAATCTACCTTAAATTCAATTGCTTGGACTGCACTTACCTGTCCCTCATCTGTCGTTTTGTTATCATCATTGTTGCATGCTGTCAGTGATAGCAAGGCAATGCTAAATACGGTTGATAAAAATTTTACTCTCTTCATTGTTTTATTTCTTTTTAAATTAATCACAGTGGAAGAATTATCAATTAAAAATCTTTTTCCTCTTCATCCCAAAGGAAACCTTGCTTAGCGGGTGCCACCGTTGATGCATCGCCGAAAGATACAGTTCCTACATCATGCGTACCCTTGTCTTCATACGCTGTGCTAGACGGTGTGGTGGATGCACCTGCATTTGGACGTACGGACACGCAGATAAACTGTTCTGTACTAGTTTCAATGATTTTACACTCGGGCTTCAAGTAACCCAGTCTCTCTAATTGTTTTCGTCTCATAATTTTCTATGTTTTGAATGAATAAATCGTACTTATTTCCCTCTTGCGACTTGGCAAAAGGGCATAAAAAGAAGAACAAAGGGAACTCCGTAAAGTCCTTTGTTTACAAGGGTTACGACACGCTTCGCGCGCGCGTAGAATGGAAGAAAAAAAGTATAATTAAACGCTAGGTGCGCCTGTGTGTGTGTGTGTGTGTGTGTGTGTGTGTTAGCAAAATATCTGAAACTACCAAATATAAAGCACTAAAAAAGGCAAAGAAATTAAAGTTTCTTTGCTGCGCTGGATTGGCTGGATATGTCATTGCTAATTGTTTCACGGGCGCAAAGGTAAGACTTCTTTTTAGAATCGGCAAGAAAATCTAAAAGAAATATATAAATTAGACTGAATAATCCTGAAAAGCTAAGGTAACAGAAAGACGGTATAAGAAGATAGAAAGGCATAATAACAGATTCTTTTTCATCAATTCAAATGCGGTCATTAGAGCGTAAACAGACCTTATTGGATTGTCTGGAAAGCTACACTATTTAAAGAGTAACAAACGTTTTGCCCTAATGACCGATTGAAGTTAAATATAAAGCACAGACGCATCGAATGAACGAATGTCTTTCACGCAGGTGTACATCATCAGTTCTGAAAGTTGTTCGTTCATTTTTTGTACCTTCTCCTCAACTCCTTCTGCTCCTTGTTGTAGTAATGGTTTAAGGATTCCTCTGCCCACAGCAACCGCATCAGCCCCTAATGCAAGTGCTTTATAAGCATCGTAGCCTGTATCAATGCCACAGTCAACGAAGATTGCGATGCCACTTCCCTCCAATGCTGCCTTAATCTTAGGCAGAACCATCACGGGAGCAACACCGAAAGGAATACGTCCGTGGTGATGAGAGATTACAATCGCTGCACAGCCTGCCTCCTTACACTTCAAAGCATCCTGCACAGAGAGTACACCTTTGGCAACGAATGGAACTGAGCCTGCAGCCTTTACGTATTCTTTGAGGTCGGAACGCATGACAGGACCAAGTGGAATACCGTCTACAACATCATATTTTCCGTTTGTTCCTGGGACGTGATCAATGTCTACACCGACAGCTATCGCACCGTGTTTGACAGCAAACTGAATCTCATCAAGGATGATACTATGGTCAGCGAACGGCTTAATGATTCTCACTGTTCTTGCTCCTTCAGCTGCGATTTCGGCATATTCCTCGTTAGGTTCCATACCTACCCAGTTGACTGTATTCAGCTTTTTGGCAGCACGTGCATACTCTAACATTGGTTTCTTGCCGTCTTTCAACACCTTATTCAGATGCGAGAAGGCAGGCATCATAATTGGTGAATCGAACTCTTCACCGAAGATTATTGTCTTCAATGTTGGCTCGACGGCATCAATAACACGCATCTCCACATGGATAGAATCCAAGTAGTTGCGGTTAAATACATTTGCATCATCTGCTTTGCCACTTGTTACGGGTATCATTCCCGCTGGTCCTGGCCATGGACTCTTTACGTTATCGTTCATGTTCTTTAAATTTAGGAGTTAAGGAGTGAAAGGGAGTTGAAAGAAGTTAAGACAAATGTTATGATGTCTCAAGTCTAATGTTTGGATTTACTAAAACTATTATCTTAACCCCTTTCAACTCTCTTTCGTTCCTTAACTCCTTTGTATTATACTATTGTCTTAACTCCCTTTCACTCCTCAACTCTTTTGTATTATGCTATTGTCTTAACTCCCTTTCACTCCTTAACTCCTTAAATTTATATCAATAGCAATGTAATCAATGTGTAAACAATCATCGCTACCACGATAAAGATAGAGATGAAAGCCGACATAAAGCTTTCGTCATCCTCATCCTTGCATAGGCTTTCTATCTGTAGCGGTACAGGAAAACCTGTTGGACAAGCAAAGTAAAGTAGTACGCCAACGAGGAATATCTTCACTGCCATCAATTCAGGGAACAAGAGAAAGAAGGCTCCTACGATAGCCCCACAGAGCACAAGGCGCACCACTGTCAATGCCAAAAGTGGCTTGAGCTGTGCTGCCCGTAGGTGGAAACCATAGCCGAGCGTGAAGAGGATAATGCTCGCAATAGGTGTCATTGCCATATCCATCGTACCGTCATAGATTCTGTGAAGTTCGTTCTCCATAAGCCATTGGTACAAGCCCGACATATTGACGAGAATACCCACGATAACGGCAACGATAAAAGGGGCTGTAATAATTCGTTTTGCCATAGGCAAGAAAGCCACATCCTTTGATGTTTGGCGCGTGACGAGTGCTGGCACAAGTCCAAAGTTGATGAGGATACCAGCAACGTCAAAAGTGATGATATTCACAGCGTGTTCTGCTCCTACCAATGCGATATAAAGGGGTAGGGCAACGCTGCCTCCCTCACATGTCATCAGTAAGAAAGGTGCCAATCGGGCGTAACGACCGCTGATGGGCTTTGCTATGCTCTTACCTATCAGATAGACAAGAATCCAAGCGGCATCTAAAAAGAGAATCTCATAAATGAAATTCGTCGATAATTCTGCTTTCACAAGCACGTGAAAGACGAGCAGTGGGAAAAGAATATTAAATACCAATGACTTTGCTCCTTCGTTCTGTCCTGCTGTTACCCAACCTCTTCTGTGACTCAACCAACCGAGGAACATCATAAAGAAAACAGGAAAAAGAATCTCTATAGCTTTCATTTTTTTGCTGAATTTATCTAATTTGTATTTGTTACAAAATACAAATATAGACAAAAAGCATGATATTAGCAAATGAATAGGGGAAATAATGTAAGGAGAGCCTCACCCCCAACCCCTCTCCGAAAGGAGAGGGGAGTGATTACCGAAAAGGGTAATCGTAAGTCGATGTAGACGGAAGTTTCTTCTATATTAACAACAAATTGTAAGGTGTTATATTCTCCGCACTATTGGTGCTAAGCATCCGCACCATTGGTGTTTGCCGTTCGCACCATTGGTGCGGACCAATAACACGATGTTAAATAATAGCTTACAATGATAATAAAAGGGTGTTATTGGAATACAAAACTGGCACAGTAGGAATATGCTGTGCCAGTTGTTGGGGATAAAAAGATGTTATCTTTAATGCTTTTCTTTACAAATGTTTTTGCGGATTATCGTGTCGTAACCGTAAAGACCTTTGTCTCATGCGGTTGTAAGGTGGCTTGCCAAGCCTTACGCTGACGTGTTGTCTTGTGCTCCCATACGTCTCTGAAATTGTATTCCTTCGCATTGCCGAGGATAGAAAGTGGCAACTGAACACGCTGAGGAGTGTCAGAAGGATTCATGATGGCAATTGCTTGACCGTTTCCGTTTAGGTTTCTGAGGTACACACGACATGCACCAGGAAAGTCAACTCTATGAGCTGCCTCGCCAAGGGCGTCTTGGTTGATGGCAATAATCTCCTTATTGAGGAGGATGCGACGTGTTTCAGCGTTCTCGTTCAAGATGTCGTGGCTCACCGCTAAAGGTGAAGCGAACATACACCACATAGACATCTGTGTCTGATATTCAGTATAAGTACAGCCTACACCACCTAAATCACTTGATGGTCCACCCTTTCCGTCGAGTCCAACGACGAGCATATCCATGTCGAGCCAGTGACCTGGTCCTGCGTATTTATAAAGTGGTTCGGTAATGTCGATGATATCAATGATACCCATACCTCCCTGCTTCACGATATCTTTCCACATATCACGTACGTCATAGCTCACACGCCATAGCGAACCGCCAGCCTGACGAGCCCACAACTCAGGGTTCAGCTGTCCCCATTCGCAGACACCCAAGGCAATCTTACGACCTGAATTCTGTAGTGCATCAGCCATCTTCTTATAACGTTCGTGAGCAACAGCACTGTCAGAAGGTGCGTGGCAGTAGTCGTATTTCAGATAGTCTATTCCCCATTCAGCAAAGGTCTTGGCATCTTGTTCCTCAAATCCGTAGCTGGCAGTGTAGCCCGCACAAGTGAGCTGAGCGGCATCAGAGTAGATACCGAGCAGCAAACCCTTTGAGTGAACATAGTCTGCGAGTGCCTTTATTCCGCTTGGGAACTTCTTAGGGTCTGGTATGATATTATTGCGTTTGTCGCGTCCTCCCTGCCATGCATCATCAATGAAGATGTATTTATATCCAGCTTCAGCATAGCCATCAGCCGCCATCTTATCAGCAATTTGTCGGATAAGCTGTTCGTTGATATCCTCCTTATATTTGTTCCAGGTCATAAAACCCATTGGAGGTGTCAGTGCTAATGAGTCACGATTGGTAGCAGTCATGTGCAATGATGTCAGTAAAAAGGCTGCAATAAACAAAAGTGATTTGCGAAATTTAGATAGTTGCTCAATCATTATAATTATAATTTAGGAATTAGCTGATACTAAAAAATCCGCAGAATCATAAAGAATCCGCGGATTTTCTGTGTTGTCCCAGGCGGATTCGAACCACCACTGACAGAACCAAAAACTGTAGTGCTACCATTACACCATAGGACAATCTTGGGTGCAAAGGTAATGTTTTTTAGTTTAATGCCCAAATTTTACTGTATAATTTTGCGCATCTATAGGTCTTGTGCAGTAAATATTTACTGATAATACCTGTTTTACAGTATATTTCTTGCACTCCGTTTGGTGTTGATAAGATAAAATATTATCTTTGCAACATACATTAACTCGAAACTTTCTATCATTTTTTATGATACAAGCCTATGAAACCTATATCGTCAGTTATCATATTTTTGTTACTCGTTTGCTCGGCAGTATGGGCTGGCTTTGACAGCTATCACTGTGCTGAAACGGCTATTGTGCAGGATATGAATCAGGCTTTGTCGAAGACACTCGCTGGGAAACGTGAGGCGTGGATTACGCCCGATACCATACAAAGTTATCGACAACATTTACAGATAGCCGACCTTAGACGCCGTTCGTTTGTGTCATATGCGTTGGGTGAAGATAGTCATTCGTTGTGCAGTAGGCAGATGAAGTGGCAGTCGGGTGGTCATTCGCTTTTATTCCAAAGTTATGCTGATTGTTCCTTCGCTACGGTTTGGGGGTTGTCAGATCAGCGTTTACCGTTTGCTTTTCTCTTGTTATCAATGGTTTGGTTGGCTGCATCTGTCATGTATTTTCGTCGTCATCGCGCAGGCAGATTGGTGCTGGGTAGGATGGTATATGCTGCTTCTGATCATAGCTTTCGTGACTGGCATGGGGAGAAAATAGCCTTTACACCGATGCAACAGCAACTAATGGAGCTGTTTATCAATGCAACAGATAGGAAACTATCGAAGGCAGTTATCTGTGAAACACTTTGGCCTAAGAAACCCGATGCAAGCGAAACTCTCTATACACTTATCCGTCGTTTGAAGCCTATTGTCAGTGAGCGTTGCGGATTAAAGATTGTGGCTGACAGGGGTGATGGCTACCGATTGGAATAATCTTAAGTTCTTCAGTCCTGCTAATATTTCTTTAATAGGAAAGCCATATATAAAGGAAGCGTGAGAACTCCATCTTTTTCTCCTATATTATAATCCCCTAACTTTATAGCTTGACGTACGTGATACTTGTCGGGATGCTGTAATATAGTCTTGGTACTCTTCGTATTTCCTGTAGAAGCTTTTACTTCAACGAGAACACATTCATTTTACTTTTGTTTGTGATAGATGGTTTATTCTAAGTAAGTTTATTGATGTTTTTATTCCAGTTTGGTTTTACTTATATAATAAATCTATAAAGTACTCACTTTTTTGAATGACCTTTTGTTGGGTTTTTACACTTTTTCAAACGACTTTTTGTAAGTAATATACATTTTTACTAATGACATGTGCTGCAAATATAAATGATTGTTTTGAAAAATACAAATATTCTTCTCTAATTTAATACTACATTTATAAGCGTATAAGAGCTTAATGTATGTTCTCGAATTATATAGAAGTTTATTGCTTTAAAAATATGATTATTTAGAGATTAAAGTAAATGTCAGATAATTGTCAGTGATTATTTTTGCCCTAATAGTAGGTGGATTCTATCTTTGTAGCAAAAAACAAAGACTATGGAAAAAGGTTTATGGTTACTGCTACTATGCTTTCTTGCACTGCCAGTTGGTGCACAGAATGAGAAAGGAAACAGTGAGAAGGCAAAGAGTGTAGAGATGAAAGAGGTGACAGTTGAGGCTGCGCGAGTGACGAAAAAGATAGATGGCATGTTGATTGTACCGTCCGATGCACAGCGAGAAGCTGCAACGGACGGTTATAGTCTGCTTGGAAAGCTGTCTCTTCCACGTATCAGAGTAGACGAGGTGATGCGTACCATTGTACCTTTGACGAATAATGGAAGTGTTCAACTTAGGCTGAATGGCACTTTGGCAAGTAAGGAAGACCTGCTTTCGCTGGACCCAAAACTTGTGAAAAACATTGATTTCATCGATAATCCGGGCGTTAGATATGGTGACGGAATAGGCTATGTCATTGATATTCGGACGAAGCGTAACACCACTGGTTACGTGCTTGGGGCTGACTTATCGAATGCTGTCACAACGTTGAATGGTGATAATACGGTCTATGCAAAGCTCAATCATAAGAATTCAGAACTGGCTTTAACCTTCAATTCTTCTTATAATGACCATCGTGGTTTTCGGTCTTCAGAAACGGCTGATTATACCTTGAACAATGGAAGTCATTATCTTGTTTCACGCAATCAGACCGCTGGCAGAAGTCGTCGTTTTGGTAATCAGTTTGAGATAAAGTACAGTCTTGCAGACTCGGCTACCTATGTTTTCCAAGCGAATCTGTCAGTGGGAGGAGGCAATACGCCCGGTAATTATGCTGATTTTGTGTATCGGGACGGAACGATAGAAAAGTCTTTTCGTACGATTGATGTGGCAAGTAGTTTCGCCCCTACACTTGACCTTTACTTCTTTCATCAGCTTGGTAAACATCAGAGTATTACAGCTAATGTCGTTGGTTCAAGTATTTATACGGACAAGCGAGGATATAATGGAGAAGAAGGAGATTATGGCTATGAGGTAAATGGGCGTACTTGGTCGCTGGAGAGTGAAGCTATTTATGAGAATAAACTCAAACCTTTCACCCTTTCTGCTGGTTTAAACCACTCGATGACGTTTACCAATAATGAATATACTGGTGATGTCTCTGCTCTTAACAAGATGCGGAGAGGAGAACTTTATCTATTCTCTGAGGTGAAAGGAAGGTGGAAGCAATTAGGCTATTCGGCAGGTGTTGGGGTTGCTAATAAGACCTATTCGCAGGAAAACTATAGCTTTAACTACTGGACTTTCCGTCCAGAACTCACGTTGAATTACGATATTTTGACAGGATTAAATGCACGTTATACCTTTGAAACCTATCGTAGTGAGTCTTCATACGCTATGGTGAGCGATGCAAGAATCAGAGAAAATAGCCGTGAATGGAAGGTTGGAAACCCTAATTTGCAACCTTCAAGAGTCATTAAGAATATTGTGGATATAAGTTATAATGGTAGGCGTGTGAGCTGTGGTATGAATATGGAGTACCGACGTGTCCTTGGGAGCAATATGAGTGTGTATGAACGTACGGCAACAGATGAGTTTCTTTATTCACAACAGAACATTGGTAATATCATGATGTTTGTTGTTCAGAACTATCTTAGGTATGATGTTGTACCTGAACATCTGTCTGTAACACTTTTCGGAGGTATCAATCGCTTTTTTAATATCAGCAGTCTGTACCGTCATCATCTTACAAGTTACAACTATGGTGGTAATATTCAGGCTTATCTTGGAGGCTGGACACTCACGGGATATGCCGATAATGGTTGGAAATTTGTTGAAGGAGAGCATGAAGGAAGAAATGGTCCAGCAGTCTATTTGGGCGTTAGTTACAGGTGGGATACGTGTAGTCTATCACTCTTTATGCAGCATCCTTTCCAGCAGCATCCCGCTATACAGCGCGGTAAGGTGCTGAATGAAAACCTCTATAAAGAGTCTATTTATCGCAGCAGAGACTTGGGTAACATGATAACTCTTAGGTTCAGTTGGAAGTTATCAAAGGGTAAAAGCTATAAAGAGATTGATAAAAAAGTGCAGCATGAAGGGAATAAACAGACGAGTATTTTATAGTGGATAGCTGCAAGGATATCCTCTTTGGTTATTGAAAATACAATCTAACTCGTTATTGGAAAAGGTCTTTCTATTCAATTATCATGTTTCTGACCTGAAGACCTTTTCCCTTTTTAACTCTTCGACGAGGTAGATAAGTTTTTGAAAAATCATTACATAAAATCAAATAAAACATCTATAAATAAGGATAAAAATACGTGTAAAAAGCGGGTTTGTAACCATCAGGAAATCAGTTGGTTATAAAGTGGTGTGAGAAAAGGTGCTTAATAGGACTTCAAAAGGGTGTTAGTAAGGGTCTTAAAGGGCGTCTTTTGCAAGTCAATTAGGCGTCTTTTAGAAGCCAAAAGAGCATGTCTTGGTTTTGAGTTGAGTGAAAATAGTTTACAAAAATCAAAGATGTAGGGGTGGGATGTTTATGGAAGATGAATAGACATAGTATCAATTTGCATTTTATCCTATAGTTTATGTCCGCTTGTAAGGCTATCTAAATTGGGATAATTATACCATACAAGTGGATAAGTCTTTATCTATTTTCAATCTATGTTTTTAACGTAAGAACCTTTTTAAGGCTAAGATTAGAAGTCTTTTGAGTATTTATAAAACAAAAAAGGCAAGCCAAAGGCTTGCCTTAATATATTATGTAATATCTTTACATATTATTTGTTTACTGCGTCTGCCAACTCAGCACCAGCCTTGAACTTAGCAACCTTCTTAGCAGCAATCTTAATCTTCTCCTTTGATCTTGGATTAATACCCTCGTGAGCTGGGCGCTCAGTTGTAGCGAAAGTACCAAAACCTACGAGCTGTACCTTATCACCAGCAGCAAGTGCTTCCTTAATAGCTTCTGTAGTAGCATCCAAAGCTTTCTTAGCAGCAGCCTTACTAATCTCAGCGTTAGCTGCAATCTTCTCGATCAATTCTGTTTTGTTCATAATTTTGATTTATTTATTGATTAATTTTATGAGTGATATACAAGATTATGTTGCAAATATAGTTGTTTCCTTTTATAAAACAAATAAAATCATGGGAAAAGTGTAGAATTTTATAAAAAAAAGTCGTTATCTCGCTTATTTTCTGCTTAATACCGAGAGATTTTCGTAATTTTGCATTGTTTAAATGATATATTGTAAATAATAAGACATAACGTAAATGCGAAATATACCTATTGTAACAAAGAATCTTCTTATTATCAATATTCTGGTGTTTATAGCCACATACGTTTTAAGAGGATTGAATATTGATTTGAATGATATTCTTGGTTTACATTTCTTTTTAGCCTCTGACTTCCGTATCTGGCAGTTCTTCACTTATATGTTCATGCATGGTGGGTTTACCCATATCCTAATGAACATGTTTATGCTGTGGATGTTTGGTATGGTTGTTGAGAATGTATGGGGTCCAAGAAAGTTCCTTTTTTATTACATTGTCTGTGGTGTTGGTGCTGGACTTTGTCAAGAGTTGGCACAATATTGTACGTATCTCGTAGAGGGATTGGCTCATTTTGATTCCGTGAGAATTGGTACTACAGTTCTTCCTATGAATGTTTATCTGAATATGATGAACACTGTTGGTGCCTCTGGAGCCATCTATGGCGTGCTACTTGCTTTCGGAATGCTATTCCCAGAAGAGCGTATGTTCATCATTCCTATCCCTATTCCTATTAAGGCTAAGTGGATTGTTATGGGGTCAATTGTTGTAGAATTGTTCTCTGCGATAGGCACAAGCAATGACGGAGTAGCGCATTTGGCACACTTAGGTGGTATGCTTTTTGGTTTTATTCTTATCCGTTATTGGAAGAAGCATCCATATTCTGGCTATGGAGACTTCGGTATGAATCGGGGGCATCAGTTCTTTGATCGTATGAAGAATACGTGGGAACAACGTGGAGGGCGTGATTCTCGTAATGCTACGAATGGCAACAGTGAGTCTTGGTCGAACACTTCTCAGAGCAATAATGCTAATAATAGAAGTGATTGGGATTACAATGCCCAGAAGAAGCAACAGCAAGAAGAAGTTGATCGCATCCTTGATAAGATTCGTAAGAGTGGTTACGATAGTCTGACAAAAGACGAGAAACAAAAGCTCTTTGATAGTAGTAAAAGTTAAGTCGCTGGTCGATTGACAAAGAAATGAGTTGTTGGTTATAATAAAAATGTTCTTAATCAGCAACTTGTTAAAATATGAGTGGATAGGAATTTGTTAAAACGTAAAGTCTATCTGCTTGTTATATAACTACTTGGTAACTATTTATTTTATTCGTAAAGCTTAAAAAATACAGG
The Prevotella melaninogenica DNA segment above includes these coding regions:
- a CDS encoding alpha-hydroxy-acid oxidizing protein, which codes for MNDNVKSPWPGPAGMIPVTSGKADDANVFNRNYLDSIHVEMRVIDAVEPTLKTIIFGEEFDSPIMMPAFSHLNKVLKDGKKPMLEYARAAKKLNTVNWVGMEPNEEYAEIAAEGARTVRIIKPFADHSIILDEIQFAVKHGAIAVGVDIDHVPGTNGKYDVVDGIPLGPVMRSDLKEYVKAAGSVPFVAKGVLSVQDALKCKEAGCAAIVISHHHGRIPFGVAPVMVLPKIKAALEGSGIAIFVDCGIDTGYDAYKALALGADAVAVGRGILKPLLQQGAEGVEEKVQKMNEQLSELMMYTCVKDIRSFDASVLYI
- a CDS encoding AEC family transporter, with protein sequence MKAIEILFPVFFMMFLGWLSHRRGWVTAGQNEGAKSLVFNILFPLLVFHVLVKAELSTNFIYEILFLDAAWILVYLIGKSIAKPISGRYARLAPFLLMTCEGGSVALPLYIALVGAEHAVNIITFDVAGILINFGLVPALVTRQTSKDVAFLPMAKRIITAPFIVAVIVGILVNMSGLYQWLMENELHRIYDGTMDMAMTPIASIILFTLGYGFHLRAAQLKPLLALTVVRLVLCGAIVGAFFLLFPELMAVKIFLVGVLLYFACPTGFPVPLQIESLCKDEDDESFMSAFISIFIVVAMIVYTLITLLLI
- a CDS encoding glycoside hydrolase family 27 protein; amino-acid sequence: MIEQLSKFRKSLLFIAAFLLTSLHMTATNRDSLALTPPMGFMTWNKYKEDINEQLIRQIADKMAADGYAEAGYKYIFIDDAWQGGRDKRNNIIPDPKKFPSGIKALADYVHSKGLLLGIYSDAAQLTCAGYTASYGFEEQDAKTFAEWGIDYLKYDYCHAPSDSAVAHERYKKMADALQNSGRKIALGVCEWGQLNPELWARQAGGSLWRVSYDVRDMWKDIVKQGGMGIIDIIDITEPLYKYAGPGHWLDMDMLVVGLDGKGGPSSDLGGVGCTYTEYQTQMSMWCMFASPLAVSHDILNENAETRRILLNKEIIAINQDALGEAAHRVDFPGACRVYLRNLNGNGQAIAIMNPSDTPQRVQLPLSILGNAKEYNFRDVWEHKTTRQRKAWQATLQPHETKVFTVTTR
- a CDS encoding winged helix-turn-helix domain-containing protein, translating into MKPISSVIIFLLLVCSAVWAGFDSYHCAETAIVQDMNQALSKTLAGKREAWITPDTIQSYRQHLQIADLRRRSFVSYALGEDSHSLCSRQMKWQSGGHSLLFQSYADCSFATVWGLSDQRLPFAFLLLSMVWLAASVMYFRRHRAGRLVLGRMVYAASDHSFRDWHGEKIAFTPMQQQLMELFINATDRKLSKAVICETLWPKKPDASETLYTLIRRLKPIVSERCGLKIVADRGDGYRLE
- a CDS encoding HU family DNA-binding protein — encoded protein: MNKTELIEKIAANAEISKAAAKKALDATTEAIKEALAAGDKVQLVGFGTFATTERPAHEGINPRSKEKIKIAAKKVAKFKAGAELADAVNK
- a CDS encoding rhomboid family intramembrane serine protease gives rise to the protein MRNIPIVTKNLLIINILVFIATYVLRGLNIDLNDILGLHFFLASDFRIWQFFTYMFMHGGFTHILMNMFMLWMFGMVVENVWGPRKFLFYYIVCGVGAGLCQELAQYCTYLVEGLAHFDSVRIGTTVLPMNVYLNMMNTVGASGAIYGVLLAFGMLFPEERMFIIPIPIPIKAKWIVMGSIVVELFSAIGTSNDGVAHLAHLGGMLFGFILIRYWKKHPYSGYGDFGMNRGHQFFDRMKNTWEQRGGRDSRNATNGNSESWSNTSQSNNANNRSDWDYNAQKKQQQEEVDRILDKIRKSGYDSLTKDEKQKLFDSSKS